The following proteins are co-located in the Billgrantia tianxiuensis genome:
- a CDS encoding tripartite tricarboxylate transporter permease: protein MDILQSLMLGFATSLTFSNILAALVGAGLGIIVGAIPGLGSVTGIALLLPLTFQMDPITGIIMLGALYYGCMYGGSYSAILLNIPGDAPAVVTSLDGYPLSQQGHGGKALFTANISSFIGGTVGIVMLTFMGPVLAHVGLMFGPAEVAALILLALCSIGWLLGDNPVKGLISTFIGVMLATIGIGTAFGQPRFTFDSMYLLNGISFIPLVIGMFGFSQVLVMMVNRVDPSAKGLSGRLGLKESLLDRKEARSIVPVSLRSGVVGNLVGILPGAGATTGSFLSYVLEKKVGRNGAELGKGRIQGVAASEAGNNAAAAGSFAPLLSLGIPGSGTAAVLLGGLMMWGLQPGPLLFQNNPDFVWGLISSMYLGNVMAVLAALAIIPFLVKLLLIPASIMIPVIAVVCVVGSYSVNNSMFDVWFMLGAGVVAFFMTAARYPIAPLLLAFVLTPRLETSLRQALDISRGDPMIFLRSPIAATLLTLILLFVLYPLGKRLFMTARRRGHKVTAE from the coding sequence ATGGATATTCTACAGTCCCTGATGCTGGGGTTTGCCACCTCGTTGACGTTCAGCAACATCCTGGCGGCCCTGGTCGGTGCCGGCCTCGGCATCATCGTCGGGGCCATTCCCGGCCTCGGTTCGGTCACCGGCATCGCCCTGCTGTTGCCGCTCACCTTCCAGATGGACCCCATCACCGGCATCATCATGCTCGGGGCTCTCTATTACGGCTGCATGTACGGCGGCTCCTACAGTGCCATCCTGCTCAACATCCCCGGCGACGCACCGGCCGTGGTGACCTCGCTGGACGGCTATCCGCTGTCGCAGCAGGGGCATGGCGGCAAGGCCCTGTTTACCGCCAACATCTCCTCGTTCATCGGCGGTACCGTGGGCATCGTCATGCTCACCTTCATGGGGCCCGTGCTGGCCCACGTGGGCCTCATGTTCGGGCCGGCGGAGGTGGCGGCGCTGATCCTGCTGGCGCTTTGCTCCATCGGCTGGCTGCTGGGGGACAACCCCGTCAAGGGCCTGATCTCGACCTTCATCGGTGTGATGCTGGCGACGATCGGCATTGGCACGGCCTTCGGCCAGCCGCGCTTCACCTTCGACTCCATGTATCTGCTCAACGGCATCTCCTTCATTCCGCTGGTGATTGGCATGTTCGGCTTCAGTCAGGTGTTGGTGATGATGGTCAACCGGGTCGACCCATCGGCCAAGGGGTTGAGCGGCCGGCTGGGGCTGAAGGAGAGCCTGCTCGACCGCAAGGAGGCGCGCAGCATCGTGCCGGTTTCGCTGCGCTCCGGGGTGGTCGGCAACCTGGTGGGCATCCTGCCGGGCGCCGGGGCCACCACCGGCTCCTTTCTCTCCTATGTGCTGGAGAAGAAGGTGGGCCGCAACGGCGCCGAGCTGGGCAAGGGGCGCATCCAGGGGGTGGCGGCCTCGGAGGCGGGCAACAACGCCGCCGCCGCCGGCTCGTTCGCACCGCTGCTGTCGCTGGGCATTCCCGGCTCGGGCACTGCGGCGGTACTGCTTGGCGGGCTGATGATGTGGGGCCTGCAGCCCGGGCCGCTGCTGTTCCAGAACAACCCCGACTTCGTCTGGGGGCTGATCTCGTCCATGTACCTGGGCAATGTCATGGCGGTACTGGCGGCGCTGGCGATCATTCCTTTCCTGGTCAAGCTGCTGCTGATCCCGGCTTCGATCATGATCCCGGTCATCGCCGTGGTGTGCGTGGTGGGATCCTACAGCGTCAACAACAGCATGTTCGATGTCTGGTTCATGCTCGGTGCCGGCGTGGTGGCCTTCTTCATGACCGCCGCTCGCTACCCGATTGCGCCGCTGCTGCTGGCCTTCGTGCTCACGCCTCGCCTCGAGACGAGCCTGCGTCAGGCGCTCGACATCTCCCGCGGCGATCCGATGATCTTCCTGAGAAGTCCGATAGCGGCCACATTGCTGACGCTGATCCTGCTGTTCGTGCTCTATCCGCTCGGCAAGCGCCTGTTCATGACGGCACGTCGGCGCGGTCACAAGGTGACGGCTGAATGA
- a CDS encoding tripartite tricarboxylate transporter TctB family protein translates to MSSVNHEPAHEGRSWLSPLVTLGIIAMGLAWAGFGWWKYGVWMHNGPGAGFFALVAGLGTALFGGYELLRCRFETDRVVWRNLWPALAMGLAIASIALFGMVLAMTLFIVLWMALIERQSWLKSVVIGACAGGAIYLLFGMWLMVAFPEGALMALFS, encoded by the coding sequence ATGTCAAGCGTGAATCATGAGCCGGCCCATGAGGGCCGTTCCTGGCTCTCTCCACTGGTCACACTGGGCATCATCGCGATGGGGCTCGCCTGGGCTGGCTTCGGTTGGTGGAAGTATGGGGTATGGATGCACAACGGCCCCGGGGCTGGCTTCTTTGCCTTGGTGGCGGGGCTGGGTACCGCTCTGTTTGGCGGCTACGAGCTGCTACGCTGCAGGTTCGAGACGGATCGCGTGGTCTGGCGCAATCTGTGGCCCGCCTTGGCCATGGGGCTGGCCATCGCCAGCATAGCGCTGTTCGGCATGGTGCTGGCAATGACGCTGTTCATCGTGCTGTGGATGGCGTTGATCGAACGGCAGTCGTGGCTCAAGTCCGTGGTGATCGGCGCCTGCGCGGGCGGTGCGATCTATCTGCTGTTCGGTATGTGGCTGATGGTGGCGTTCCCTGAAGGCGCGCTCATGGCGCTGTTCTCCTAA
- a CDS encoding Bug family tripartite tricarboxylate transporter substrate binding protein — MTKTLMVGKTALCGVLCLALVGGAHAWEPQRNVEFVVPYSAGGGSDINARMLVEAIRETDMVNRNILINNRPGGSGAVGNSYTFSKRGDGHTITTFNGGQMMSMVVNDASVQLDDLTPLATLSLDTLFVGVRAEGDIEDLAGLIERAEQDPGGVTVGGAGRGGEDHLAFAMLNDNLGVEFQYVPFDGTGDVTSALLGGHIDAAIFKLGSRVDQSMVRFLATYSEDRLDAPFDEVPTFDELGYEGLELMIFRGYAGPPDMPEEAVEFWENVFRAASETDKWTQEYVENNGLIPTFMGAEESAEYYQREQERYRAMFQEAGMID; from the coding sequence ATGACGAAAACACTGATGGTCGGCAAGACCGCACTCTGCGGAGTGCTCTGCCTGGCTCTGGTTGGCGGCGCCCACGCCTGGGAGCCGCAGCGCAACGTCGAATTCGTGGTGCCATACAGCGCCGGTGGCGGCAGCGACATCAACGCACGCATGCTGGTCGAGGCGATTCGCGAGACCGACATGGTCAACCGCAACATTCTGATCAACAACCGGCCCGGCGGCTCCGGCGCGGTAGGCAACAGCTACACCTTCAGCAAGCGCGGCGATGGCCATACCATCACGACCTTCAACGGTGGGCAGATGATGAGCATGGTGGTCAACGACGCCTCGGTACAGCTGGACGACCTCACGCCGCTCGCCACGTTGTCGCTGGATACGCTGTTCGTGGGGGTCAGAGCCGAGGGCGACATCGAGGATCTTGCAGGCCTGATCGAGCGTGCCGAGCAGGATCCTGGCGGTGTCACCGTCGGTGGGGCCGGCCGCGGCGGCGAGGACCACCTGGCCTTCGCCATGCTCAACGATAACCTGGGCGTCGAGTTTCAGTACGTCCCCTTCGACGGTACCGGTGACGTCACTTCCGCCTTGCTGGGCGGTCATATCGATGCGGCCATCTTCAAGCTCGGCTCGCGGGTCGACCAGAGCATGGTCCGCTTCCTGGCCACCTATTCGGAGGATCGTCTCGATGCTCCCTTCGACGAGGTGCCGACCTTCGACGAGCTGGGCTATGAAGGCCTCGAGCTGATGATCTTCCGTGGCTATGCCGGCCCTCCCGACATGCCCGAGGAGGCCGTCGAGTTCTGGGAGAACGTCTTCCGTGCCGCTTCGGAAACGGACAAGTGGACCCAGGAGTACGTCGAGAACAACGGTCTGATTCCAACGTTCATGGGAGCCGAGGAGAGCGCCGAGTACTACCAGCGCGAGCAGGAGCGCTACCGGGCGATGTTCCAGGAGGCCGGCATGATCGACTGA
- a CDS encoding LysR family transcriptional regulator — MDKLSSTGLCGWMRFKHLLLLVHLDKRRNMRAAARQMHLSQPAASKMLRDLETHFGFAIFERQPRAMVPTELGAQLVRHAEILLNDIERMVEDVQRMREGGYGRLLIGAIPAAAPEILPAAIASLKQRRPRLSVSIDEQSSDRLLQALEYKQLDLVIGRLTAVNQHNLFDFEPLLEEPLRVVVAHDHPLASQERVELAALCHWPWVLHPPTSPMRQVIEAALADAGIASPDDTIETTSTQTTLQLLLNAPMLAVLPWSVLKRPLASGQYAVLPLTIGKPLDYYGIITRKREPLSSAAAELVAELRRQVASARPGVPHPS, encoded by the coding sequence TTGGACAAATTGTCATCGACCGGCCTGTGCGGCTGGATGCGCTTCAAGCACCTGCTGCTGCTGGTTCACCTCGACAAGCGCCGCAACATGCGCGCCGCCGCCCGACAGATGCATCTCAGCCAGCCGGCGGCCAGCAAGATGCTGCGCGACCTGGAGACCCATTTCGGCTTCGCCATCTTCGAACGCCAGCCGCGGGCGATGGTGCCGACCGAGTTGGGGGCTCAGCTGGTGAGGCATGCCGAGATCCTGCTCAACGACATAGAAAGAATGGTTGAGGACGTCCAGCGCATGCGCGAGGGCGGCTACGGGCGGCTGCTGATCGGTGCCATTCCGGCGGCCGCTCCCGAGATCCTGCCGGCGGCCATTGCCTCGCTCAAGCAACGGCGGCCGCGACTGTCGGTCAGCATCGACGAGCAGAGCAGCGACCGTTTGCTGCAGGCCCTCGAATACAAGCAGCTCGACCTGGTGATCGGCCGGCTCACGGCGGTGAACCAGCACAACCTGTTCGACTTCGAGCCGCTGCTCGAGGAGCCGCTGCGCGTCGTGGTGGCTCACGACCATCCTCTGGCCAGCCAGGAGCGGGTCGAGCTCGCGGCGCTGTGCCACTGGCCGTGGGTTCTGCACCCGCCCACCAGCCCCATGCGGCAGGTCATCGAGGCCGCGCTGGCCGACGCCGGCATCGCCTCGCCCGACGACACCATCGAGACCACCTCGACTCAGACCACCCTGCAACTGCTACTGAACGCGCCGATGCTGGCGGTATTGCCCTGGTCGGTGCTCAAGCGTCCTCTGGCCAGCGGCCAGTACGCGGTGCTGCCGCTGACCATCGGCAAGCCGCTGGACTACTACGGCATCATCACCCGCAAGCGCGAACCGCTCTCCAGCGCCGCCGCCGAGCTGGTGGCGGAGCTGCGCCGGCAAGTGGCATCCGCGAGACCAGGCGTGCCGCATCCCTCATGA